The sequence TCCAGATAAttgcattttttaaatttcaatttattaaAACACTTTTAATTATCATGTATTAATAAGGCTTCAATATTATAATCTCATAAATAGTATTTGCTGGTGGTGGAAATTAGATCATGATTAGAGCACATGAACTCCGAGTATCAAGCAAATtaatagaaaataataataataattaaaaaaataataataaaacacgAATTTTAGTCGTTTCTTACCCAGGCATTCACCGATGCACGTAACTTAGCTGCCTTCCCACAAAGATTTTGCTGTCAACAGAGATACTGATCTTATTTGGTTTATCTCTTCATAGAACCATTCTCCAACTTagataacaaattaaatattatcagtttgctttaatatttttttttacaaatttcacagcttgtaacacagtttttatttttaactcaaCTTTTCatcactcataaaaaaaattctattatatattatgttatatttaatgtaaaattttaaaatactcatCCTTCGAAGTAATATAAATTAAACTAAATATTATGtactatttcattttaaaaatacaaataaaagtaCGTTGCATAATGAACACCATATCttataagatattttttttaaatacattgaaaataaaaccaaacaGTACCAGTTTTGCAATTTGCAAAGTGTTTTCAATTGAAAAATGAGAGTCGGCATTCTTTAACGTTTTTCTTTAATAAACAAATTATCTGTGCGaacaaatcaacaaaaaaaatcttatcTTGGTGAGTCATGATCCATAAAGCACGAAAACTTGACATTTTTCGACGTCTGAGAGATCAGTATGATTTAGTTTCCCCGTATATGATAGAAGCTCggattatttaaataaagatgCCCAGAGTTGACTCAGAATTTGAACGATCTCGgggtaaaatatatttaaaggaCAATTAATGAATTTGTAGTCTCGAAATTAGGATTtgactatatataaatattttactattttttttgatAGATGATGAAGTTTAAGGGACAtctttttgaatttaaaattgttCCAAAGAATATAattcattcatatatatatatatataattttatttgcggAGACGATGAATTCCCGTGTTGAGCCTGCTcgacaattaaaataaaaagtttgattttcgatatcaacatatatatataattttatttgcggAGACGATGAATATCCGTGTTGAGCCCGCtccacaattaaaataaaaagtttgattttcaagATATCAACATAAACTCTTATACATGGCTAGAAAATTCATCACCTTTAGTTGGTCTTAATTATGTGGTTTATCATCAATTACCTTACCCCCATCTGCATGGATTTAATGATCTGGAATTCGAACCTTTAGATTAAACAATTCTTCAACCTTTTTCAAAGTTTCGACCACTAGACAGCCAATCTATGCCATGAATAGTTTGTTATAGCATGTTTATAATGTGAAAAAACTTCTAGATTTTTAAAGGTGAAGCTTCACCCGCGTGAAATCAGGATATTGACTTCATAGTAGGGGAATGAAAATTtttatccatattttctagCACAACTGTCAACATGCATAGGGCAtgttctcttttttttctttttttttcccctatACTATTGGGTAGATGGATTTTTCTATGCAAGGGGTCTCCAACTCAAACCTCGTCGACAGTTGGGAGTTTGGTGTTATTGGGGTAGCATGTGTTCTGATACGCATTAATTTGTTATATTCTTATTTGAAACGTGCTTCCATTATATTCTCTTTGTTATATGCATATTTGAAGTATACTTGATTCCACATTTTATTCTCCTTGCACTTATAGTTGGACTTCTTCCATGGGGAAATGAGTTCAATCCTTTTAAGAACTCAGCCCCTTAATGAAGTGCAATGATCTCTTTCCAATCTACAGGATTCTCACGCAAGACACTTTTCAAAGTCACCACTGTTGGGAGAAATATCCATTCCCTTGTGGCCGTGGTTTGTTTTCTTGGGTGGAGCGATGGTCTGCTTAATCTTTAGCTCTACTTCCCACCTCTTCTCCTGCCACTCCCGACGTTTCTACTACTTCTTCTGGCGCCTAGACTACTCCGGAATCTCCCTCATGATAGTGGGTTCATTCTTCGCCCCCTTATACTACACCTTCTTAGACCACCCCTACTGGCGCTTTTTATACCTTTCCTCAATTGCATTGATCGGTATTCTAGTAGTCACAACGCTTCTCGCCCCGTCTCTGTCAACTGGTGATTATCGGGGTTTCAGGGCGGCTCTGTTTTTGTGCATGGGGTTCTCAGGGGTGATTCCAGCGACACACGGAGTGCTGTTGCACTGTGATCATCCGCAGGTAATTGCATCCCTCGGATATGAGATAGCTATGGGGACATTGTACGGTCTGGGGGCAGTATTTTATGTTACTAGGATACCAGAAAGATGGAAGCCTGGTGCATTCGATATTGTAGGTCACAGCCATCAGATTTTCCATGTTTTCGTGGTCGCCGCAGCGCTTACTCACTGCGCCGCCACCCTTATTATCATGGAATGGAGACGGGGTTTACATGTCTAGGATTTCTCCGAGGAATTTTATAGAGTATGCGATATTGATTTAGGATTGATTTGTTTTGGTTCagaattttatgcattattCGGAGAGTGGACGCAATTCATCCATTATGCAAGTGATGTGATTTATTGAGACTGTCAGTGATTGTAGACAGACCAATATTCGTTCGATCTATATTGAATGTATAGTTCCCGCACAAAATCACNCGTTAAAATGACTGAACAAGGGAATTAACATGCAATACATTTAAAACCTATTTATCCTTccaaaaaaacatatttaatttttgaggagttatatttacattttttttaaaaatatgcaaCACCTTttctgtaaaatattttttttaaaaaaaatttatggtgTCTCAGACCACGGCTTCtccatttttttggttgttgaatcaatattttaataaatgtccaaatttatgtcatttaaaaatcttaaaccaaACTATTTGCATTTGAGAGATTAAATCATATGTATCAACACGATTAATtagattattaaatttaaatcacatgttattatatttttttaaaaaaataaaaaataaaacagccAATCTTTCGATTCTTTCTATACTGATCCGGCTTCCTTGTCGGTATAGAGCTTCTAAATTGGACGTTTATGGGAAACGGCGATGATTGGTTGGCCGTAGACAAATTATACCATGTCCTTTTCTGCTTCTTCATCTCCATTATTTCCTCCCTTATCGCCGCCCAGACCCGCTGTGCATTCGTCCGCCGCCGCAGCATATGGGTCGGATCCGTGGTATCTTCTTTCGCCGGCGTTGCCAAGGAGTTCGCTGACGAACTCGGCTTCTTTCACTCTTCCGGCGCGTCGGATAAAGATGTCGTCGCAGATTTTCTTGGAATTCTGCTTGCAGCCTTGGTTCTTTATGTATCTAAGCACAAGCCATCCTCCCGTGGAATCAAGCCAGACTCGCTCGCTCAATCTCAGGTGCTCGAAATGGTTTGATGGGTTGGGATACGGGGGATTGGTGATTGAGTTGTGGGATGTGCTTTTGTTACATTTCTTTTGTTTCAGCATCGAATGGATTTGTCGGGAAACTGGGCAACTCTTTCACAGGTTGTCTTTTAAACGCATTCTTTTTGTAATCTAGTTAGCATAACATCATTTGGGCAACGTTGGAGTAGAACATTTGAGTTCAAGATGATGCACACAAAAAGAAAATCTATTTGCAGTTTGGagcaaaacaaatttttaataatGCAGTTTACTTTATTTGAACACGTTTCTACAAACAAATTCTTAGCTAGAACATGAAAGCCTAATTATTACATGATTCTGAGCCAACACTTGCAAAACTGATGATTGCAACAAGTTCAAAAAACACAACGAAATTGACTATGTCCAGGCATACTCTTCTTGCAACTCATGCACATGATCAAATCTGATGGAACCGTTTGATGAAAGGAGACTCCAACAATTGTTTGACCTTGTTTCACCCAAGAACCAAGAACTAAAAAATGCCCCgcaaaaatatattgaaatctTCGAACAAAATACCGGAACCTTCAAGATTTAAAGATCTTCATTGATTTGCTTCTCTATCGATGGTCTTCAACAAACGAGATAGAACAAAATTAAACTATAGCCGTGACTTGGCGTCCCTTCCAGGTGTACTGCAATCTATGGATTTTTCAAGGAAGAAACTTTCAAGCTTTTTGGTGGTTCAGACAATCCCATACATTTGACTTTCTAACATGTAAAGATGCCCTTTCAAATAGAGCATTCTTTCCCGCCAAAATACCTTAGCCATTCAATTAGCCACCTCTATAACATCAGCTTCGCCATCACAACAATCTCCCCAACGCTTAGTTGTCTTTTCTTCAGCTGTGAAGTTATTGCCATTATCTTTCGCAGAAGTATGTTTTTCTCCATCTTCGCGATTTAATTTCTCAATGTTGTCTGACTTAGTTTCTTCATTTAGTCCATGTTGTTCCTGCTCGATTTCTGACATTTGTGAGACGGTGATTGTTGAGTTGCTAGATGATCCCTCTATGCCACCATCTTCAACCAGTGTTTTTATGTCATCAATATCTTCAACATTTACACTTGAGGGATACTCCACAGAACCTATGGGAGATGCTGAAAATCCATTTGGAGTTTCTGGCACACCAGTGAACAGTGTTGGGAAGCCATTTGGTGATAAGAGATAACCATTTGTTGAGAAAGGAATACCATTTTGCGGAGCCATATAACCATTTGGAGCAACTGTAAAGCCACTGTGAACCCACGGTTGTCCAGGTACAAACTCAACTGCTTGTGGGTTCATTATTATTGGAGGGCTGAAGTGAGTCTGATCCCCATTATGCTCACCATTTTGGAAAGAGGGCTTGTTACGGTGAAGCCGATTTCCAGATCTATTATACCCACCTGAGAGCCGTGGACCATACGGAACTCTAGCAGTAGCAGACAAATGTGGTGATCTGCGAACCGAATTAGCACCTAGTATTGGTGCAATATTCGCAGGTGATGGTAATAGTCCTCCATGTTCAGTATATACGTGAAGGGGAATAGAGCCAAAAACAGGTATCGTGGATGGATTAAATGGAGGTGCAGCAGCAGATAATTTCCTGGTTTGCTCCTTCGCAATCTCTGAATCACCTAGCTTTTCTGCCTGAGTTGGGGAAAGGACGGAACTTTCCGAGACTAGATTCTCTTCCACATTTGGCGGTGAACCAACATTTTCACTTCCCTTAGGTAAATGAACATTATTGTCTTCCCATATCGTGTTTTCATTTAAATCAGAGGAAACTCTATCTAGCAACTGACCAGTATTTTCAGCAGGATCAACGGGATGGGCAAAATTAGTCAAAGGAACTGTGTGTTGCGTCTCAGTCGCTTCATTTTTGAATAGCGTGCAATTGGAGCTCTCAGATGAAACAGAATCTCCAATTTCTGACATGGATTCAGGTCCATTTTTGCCTTCTACACTTTCAACTGTAGTTTCAGTCACTGTTATATTTTCTGGTGATTTTTTGTCAGAAGCTCCACTTGAAACCTCTTGATTTTCCTCAGCAGTTCGGTTGATTTCCTTATCACAATCCTCCCCAGAGTTTTTTTCTTCTACAGGTATCTGAGTTTGATCTACCTTGGAATTTTTTGATATTGTTACCGGTATTCCATCTATGGCACTTACCTTACTACTGAATTGAACACTTTCTTCTTCGGAACTCTCCTTGGGCAGATGCTCTACAACAGCTTTAACAATCGTACCTGGTGGAGCTAAAGCAACCTCTTTGTATGAAAATAGTTTTCTGGCAGCTTGAACTGAATTAACAGTGGAAGGTTTCATGACTTCATTAGAAACTGGGCTTGCTGGCGCTGATTTCGGATTTGCGGAGTTCTCTATCCCACTAGATACCCCAGATTGAATTATCAGTTTTGGGTTAAAGCTAGCGCTCTTTGCAAATTTTTTTGGAGCTTGAGGAACTGGTCCATGGGTAGCAACATTCTCATTTGAAGTTGTTCTAGGAGAGGTAAAATTACTTGGTTTACCTCGAATTTTGGATGTCTGAGATGTGTTGATAAAGTTGGTGTTCAATTTCGCCAGAGTTGGCCTCCTAGAAGCAGAGGTCTTGCGGACCATGGGCAAGCGTCCTTTTGGAAAAGCTTCTTGCCATCCTTCATCAGAGAGATCATCTTTCCCGAGATCCTCGTTTTGATCCAACAAAGTTTCATCTGATGATCTCAACTCTGAATTCTTGGGGGAATCCACAAATTGAGACTCGGATTTATTCTCTACCTCCGATCTATTTTCTCTATCGCCCAAGTTCTCTGCAATAGGTTTCATGGTAGATGGGAATTCATCCTTTTGATATTCATCAGTCCCTGTTTCCCAATTAGGGCCTACTTTTCCCTTGAGCTGTACAAGAAAAGAATGTTTATCAGAAAAAATCTCTGCATAAGAAAGAGTAGTAAATATCAGATCTACACATGAAAAATACGAATATTTCAACCTTGGCAAGAGCCTGCTTCTTTTGGGCATCTCGTGCTTTCATTTCTGCATCTGGAGTTATATAGTCTAATAGGTCTGACACGCTGAttccacaaagaatagaaaatgaATTGCAGTTTGGTGAAATCCATCAAAAGTGGTATAAATAGTTTCACCTGACTTACTGGAAAAACTGATAGTGTTCTTTCTGAAACCAGGCCTTTACGATGCCTAACTAATAGTGTTTTTTCTGATGGTATAAATATTAGTAGGCTACAGTGAACTAATAGTGTTCTTTCCGAAACCAGGCCAACAGCGATGCCTAACGAATTCACAAATACTCCAGAAAAACTGGATAATCCATACCTTAAATGACCTTTGCTAGAAATGGAAGCATCTGGTTTTGGGGTGCCATTTCGTGCAGCTTCTTGCTGCTCCAGAGCCTTGGACTCGAAATATTCAAGCCATGCAGCAGCAtcctaaaattttcaaatgagatTGAGAAGATCATTCCAAAAACATTAATCCCAGCGTCATATATAGAATCATGCATTACCTGTGTACGGAGATCATCTGGTCCAAGCTTGGTTTGCAGAATCTGAAGTGTAGTTTGTTCGTGCTGAACACTCAAGGAATATGCTTCCATCAATGAGAGAGCAATTGCAATCGCATGATAGCTAGCTGCTGTCTGAAAATGCAAAAATTCAGCTTATCAATTTTGGTAAGAAAGAATTATGAGATTCCACACTAGGTTTAACGAAACATCTGCATTCCAAAGGTACTCTAATCTTGTCTAACTTCAATTCCAGTTGGCGCCAATTTCATTCCCATTTTCTATGAAATCCTCATTGCATGAAAACATGGTTCTCTTGTGAGATCAAAGATGCTCAATTTAAGGCCAATGGAGAGATGAGCAAACATGCAGTTTAAAATTTAGAGACCTGGGCTCATTATTCTCATCAAAAGACAAGTATTTTCTAAAAGGTCTATTCTTTACTGAAAAATCCAAACAGGACGATTAATCAAGCCTGACCAACATAATTGAATTTTCGACTACAGTCTGTAATAtgaaaaaagaaatcatatctGCGGTTTGTGcaacatttaaattttaacatttcatCCGTATCTAATACAAGAATGGTAATTGAAACACACTTTTGTTATGCAGAAAACAATTAAGTAAATATTGCATAATCAACTACTTAAATGGATGAAGATGCTTTTGTTACTCGAACTTGTTGATAAATGGTAAAGAACGGCATGTGTGAAGTGGGTCACCCTTCTTTTCTTTGTTCACGTGATTTAAGTACATAGACTTTGTCCACTTCTGCCAATGGAATTTTAAGATAGTCATCGGAATGTGGCCGTTCATGCAGTAGGTTATCAGGGTTGACACGTTAGACTCGAGAGTTTTGGGATTAAAAAGATACAAGAGTTTTAGTGCTAAAAATAAGTTTAGCATAAGCATTTTCATCATTGGTATCAGCACGCATTTGCGGAGAGATACTGACAGATATAGATACAAAAATACACGCATATATACATACAACTCACACACAtacacagagagagagagagagagagagagagagattacTTGTATATGATCTGCTCCTAGCAGTCTTTGGTTGCACTTGAGAGCCTCATGCAGATATCTAAGAGCAATATGGACGTTCCCCAGGCCTTCTTCCATCATAGCTACATTAATATAGGTTGCAGCGGTATTTGGATGAGAAGGTCCACAAGTTAGATGCAAGAGATACAGTGCGCGATTGACATACCTAAACAGTCAAGATAGAAGCCACTCAGCTCAGtcttgaaccattgaggacaTTTAGGGACAGAAATTTCCCAATTGAAAGTAGTATAATGTAAACATATTATGATTCCAAAGCTTTTGATGTAGGTGTCAGATGGAATAATATAACAAAATTCACAGAATTTGATACTAAGATGTTAACTTTTAATAAACTCCAcgtcttgaaaaaaaaaatgtcaacACAAATATTCAGCTATTTACCATAGCAGttgttaaaatcaaataaactttTGCAGGTTGAATAAATTACAGGATAGTACCACAACATCAAACAGTTGCAACTTCTAGTGTTCCCACAAGTTAGGAATAGTGGGATAATTAATTTGTTGCCAACCAAAGAGTCAAAACGAACGGTCCATGATATATCATGACACTTGAGCTCATAAAATGGCAAACTGGACAAAAGGTCAGCCTTTTCAGTAAAGTAATCaccaaacataaattttgcCTATGATGACCTGTCATGACACTGAGATCATAATATAGCCAACTGGACCGAAGTTCAATCTTTTTAATCAAACAATCAcagtaaaaatatattttcctcatacaatttataatttttccgatcaatatttatgttttaccAGCTCTcaatttttcatgttttacgACATAAATTTGTCCCAAGAATAACTAGCTTACTGTAGACACCAACTGTTAGAAACTTAAGTCAATGGGGCTCAAGTGGTCAAGAGGTTATATGTCATGGGCCTTAATACATTGGGATGTTATGAAAATTCTAGGAGTGCCTTGGGAAAGGGCAAGGGTAATATGATAGGGGGAAGTTGGTTGGTGTTAACCATGCTTGTTATTTTTCATTGTGACGGTTTCAGTTAGGGGAGAGTGAGAGCTCTTGTACATAGATAATTCTCTGGGTTTATTTCAGCATTATATTCGTTTTTGTTCATCTGCAACACCAAAATTCCAATATTTACTAACCTTGACCTCAGATAACATTGCATTCACACAAATGGGGAAAAAGGGGTCAACCCGTAGGTAACTTACCTATGTGGAAGTACCAAGCTTCTCTAATTGTGCTCCAAACTCTAGCCTCTAGGGTACAAGATTAATGGAGAAGTCATTCTGAAACAACTGATCCTAactctaataaaaaaatagcaGCAGAAAACCTAAATTGAACTGCAAAGTGCACAATTGTTTGATACATTATTGTTTCAATAAATTTCCATTCTTTTACAAACCCATCGTCCAATGGATATTTAGTTCAAACATGTCATTGCAGATGCTTTTCCAACTGTGGCCAAAACCTTAGTGGAGAAAGTTCATATACCACATTCAGATAATGTgatctgaaattaaaataaaaaaattgtatttccaATGTTGAACAAGAGTAAACAAAGCTAGTCTCATGTACGAGAAATAAATATGAGGCAACTTCAACAACATAAAAAGAAGATATTCATGCTTACCATTAATGGAACTTAAtaaagtttttgttttattaagtgAATAACTAATCGATGAAAATCGCATCAACTTTTAGACGAAGGAAACTTTCCACATCAAGAGACATAGCTAAgttgcaactagaaaagatttTGGGATTGCATGAACATACTTCAAAGCCAGCTCTGTATGTTGGAGCCGATAGTAGAAGACAGCTAAATCTCCATAGCTTTTCATTGTATCCGGGTGATCAAGTCCAAGCTCTCTCTCATTGATATCTAAAGCTTTTTGCTGGTAGATTGTAGCCTGCTCGCATAGATATAAAAAAATGGATGATATTGGGGGTAAATCATAAGGCCTAGAAAAGTAGTCAGACGTATCTACATATTCAATCCAATTTAAAATGAAACACCACAGAATACAAGTTTACAAAAGAAAGTAAACAATCCAAGTCCTAAACATATGATGCCTCATGGACAAGGTTGTCTATTGATCCAAAATTTTGCTTACATAGCCCGGTGctattgtttgaaaatttgtcAGGCCTCATAACTACACATCAAATGGATTGTCAATGTGCAAACATCGTATCTCACTTTTTGATGTATGATACAATCAAACCTACAGTTTTCATTAGGGTCAAAGTTCAATATCATGGTTGTTTTTACCTGGAAAAGCCCAAAAAAATAACTGGATATGTCCACCTAACAACCGAAAAGATTGCTTAAACCTTCATTTTAAGCATTAATTAATATCTGTCATCGTCACTAGCCATTCTCACCTGTCAGGTTATATTTGTGACAAGGCGGCTACTGACTAATCCCTGATATCGATGAAAGTCATGTACAGAGAGGCCCATGGTTTGTTTAACAGAGTGGATCAAATGCATAAGTCTGGTCATTGGAGCATACAACTAAAATTTTGAAGATTTGACTCCCAGTACCTGATTAAAATCCCCAGTGTGGTAGAGCACCACAGCCAACAAACTATAAGCGCCAGCTGTCATTCGATGATAAGGACCACAAACTGACACCAGTTTTGCGAGTGCCTTCAAACATTAAAATGAATGGTGATCACACTTTTGAGCAGATGTATAATCATAATTAACTGCCACAGTGAGAATTACTAAAGGAACTGACTAGGATAATGATTGTTACCTTAGTTCCATGATTAACAGCATCCTCCAATTTGCCCTTATCCAAGGACGTCTTAGATGACTCCAAAAGTGTACGACCGTCTGCAGATGAGCAAGCAACGTGCTATGGAAGATAAAATGCTGTCAGAAGTCAGAACTACCTGATAATACTCCGAAATCTCATTTGCCATACAGAAATGAATCACTAGAAGCATACCTTATAAACAGGAATCATGCTGATTATATCTGATTTTCTGAAAGGGGAGGGAGAGTCCATATCATAGTCCCTGGGAACAAGTTCAAGGCCTACCtgaaaaatattacatatgTATCAGGTAAATTGATTCCTCTTAGTCAAGTCATTTAGTACCTCAGGAGGCATTACCCTACCTTGTGGCAAAGCCCCCGAAGAAGTGCAAACTTTCTCAGCTCAGTGCCTGTTTCATCCTTCCATTGCCACCCAAACCTCTTCTGAAGGAATTTCTCGACCCACTTCCATTTTAGTTCATCATCAACACTGGCATTCACATCAACATTTTCTGTAGTTGATGACCCTAGCAACACATTCAAACACGAAGCCACTGATGAAGCCATATTAGTTATATCATCCACTGCTGCAACTACAGCCTGCAGAATGTGCTTGTATGCTCGAACAACCATCTCATGAATACAGAGGGACTGGACATGAGGGAGCTTATCGGCAAGTTCAACCTGAGGAGGATGAGATATAAACCAAAAGGTATGTAAGGTTTGAAAACGTCTTTGCCTAAGGAAGAATATTGAATGTTCCCAGAGAGCAAAACATGGAGGGAGAGGGTGGGggtatataaacataataacaTATCAATTCATGCGTTGCTAGAAAATATAAGAAGCTATATATCTACTACATTTCACAAGAAAATATCTCCTGCTTATTTAATTCCAAAAGCCTGATGTGGGGAGGCAATAAATTGAGATTTACTACCACTTCATCATTTTCTAGGTCTAGTAGCCTTGTGAACCATTATTGGCCACCATGCCATTTTCTTGAGATTTTCTCTCTTTCCTCATTTTTCAGGAACTTTCACTTCCCTTTCTTAAACATACCTAATCTACATGTGTCAATCCATTGATAGTAAATGCTACAGCATCCTGACTTGTGAACTCAAAGCACACACTGGTTTCTAGAAGTTCTATATGAATTTTTACTCCAGCCATTCTGAGAAGTTTGCCTTGAATACGAATATATCGAAAAAGTAATTCAAACCAGTTTTTCACTCTAAAGTAAGACAAGTTCTCTTTGAAGCATTTAATCCCTGGGTCGCAGTATTCTATTCTACCTGTAAATCTATGAATAAAACATGATATTCTCAGACATGAAACTTTGACTTTAAATTTTTTCCATTACTTTTTTCAATTGACTTCATATTAATCTGAACAAAACCTAAACAACGCACTCAGTGAATGCAGCTAAAGCTGACCttgttttcaaaattatatCAATTGAAAAGGTTATCACAGGTCTTCGATAATCATATTGGTGGATGGAACATCTATAAAGCAATGGATTTACATTTTTACAGTTGGTATGCATATTAGATTAGCTGAAGGGCTAACGAGTAGATCAACCAAAATGTGAAACATACAATATAAAAGAAGAAAGGGAATTTAGTTGTACTAACCCATTAAAAAcctctatttttaaaaataaccttactcaattaaaattttataatatagccgtacatcatttaaaaatcctaaaacacCCCTCTTCGACCATTTTCTCtatcttattttaattttgggtttgatgtgtaatattttttttaacaatcatATAAatggtaatttttttataattattaagtCATAAATATCTATCATGAGATGATTTTTACAATTTGATTGTactttgataaatatttatttataccaGTAATGGTGTTTAGTACGAATTAGCGTAATATTTggtcaatttaatataaaaatactaaattcattagaataaattaataataataata comes from Primulina huaijiensis isolate GDHJ02 chromosome 2, ASM1229523v2, whole genome shotgun sequence and encodes:
- the LOC140971298 gene encoding heptahelical transmembrane protein 3, which codes for MRRRGSKCPPAMSTPRAAANGEDCEEEKKNPSRLEKYESLPEYLKDNEFIRDYYRCEWPLKDVFLSVFSLHNETLNIWTHLVGFLIFAWLTAVSLTEEMTMENFTARLFWEGNDGWLKTTTMNQSSSSDAFFSDSHARHFSKSPLLGEISIPLWPWFVFLGGAMVCLIFSSTSHLFSCHSRRFYYFFWRLDYSGISLMIVGSFFAPLYYTFLDHPYWRFLYLSSIALIGILVVTTLLAPSLSTGDYRGFRAALFLCMGFSGVIPATHGVLLHCDHPQVIASLGYEIAMGTLYGLGAVFYVTRIPERWKPGAFDIVGHSHQIFHVFVVAAALTHCAATLIIMEWRRGLHV
- the LOC140971300 gene encoding uncharacterized protein, whose amino-acid sequence is MGNGDDWLAVDKLYHVLFCFFISIISSLIAAQTRCAFVRRRSIWVGSVVSSFAGVAKEFADELGFFHSSGASDKDVVADFLGILLAALVLYVSKHKPSSRGIKPDSLAQSQVLEMV
- the LOC140971299 gene encoding protein REDUCED CHLOROPLAST COVERAGE 2-like, with the translated sequence MAPKAGKTKPHKAKGDKKKKEEKVLPTVIEITVETPEDSQVTLKGISTDRILDVKKLLSVHVETCHLTNYYLSHELRGPNLKETVEISSLKPYHLTIVQEKYTEEQAVAHIRRLLDIIACTTSFGSSSSPKPVSRTAIKEFGPKENGLIESEPGSENVASGPSPKAKATDKKAGGSTAVSPKVKTAKQDVHATDASAGADTVEKGDTASGLMYPPPRLGQFYEFFSFSHLTPPIQYIRISTRPYVEDKTDEDFFQIDVRFSSGKPTTIVASQNGFYPAGKRNLLSHSLICLLQQISRIFESAYKALMKAFIEHNKFGNLPYGFRANTWLVPPVVAENPSIFTLLPVEDENWGGNGGGQGRDGKYDCRPWAKEFLILAAMPCKTAEERQTRDRKAFLLHSLFVDVSVCKAVAVIERLRNNNLQSSDCSGSSALNEERIGDLFISVLKDIPDASTKLDGKIDGSQVLGLSDEELTKRNLIKGITADESATVHDTSTLGVIIVRHCGYTAIVKVSSEVNWEDNPIPQDIDIEDHPEGGANALNVNSLRMLLHKSSTHQSSGPVPRIQNADIEELLSGRPLVRKVLSESLDRLQGEESKPTKSIRWELGACWVQHLQNQASGKNESKKHEEAKVEPAVKGLGKHGLLKDFKKKADGRSNKTDLSKEVNANDNSDANKKELENQDEEKELMWKNLIPEASYLRLKESETGLHLKSPDELTEMAHKYYSDTALPKLVADFGSLELSPVDGRTLTDFMHTRGLQMCSLGRVVELADKLPHVQSLCIHEMVVRAYKHILQAVVAAVDDITNMASSVASCLNVLLGSSTTENVDVNASVDDELKWKWVEKFLQKRFGWQWKDETGTELRKFALLRGLCHKVGLELVPRDYDMDSPSPFRKSDIISMIPVYKHVACSSADGRTLLESSKTSLDKGKLEDAVNHGTKALAKLVSVCGPYHRMTAGAYSLLAVVLYHTGDFNQATIYQQKALDINERELGLDHPDTMKSYGDLAVFYYRLQHTELALKYVNRALYLLHLTCGPSHPNTAATYINVAMMEEGLGNVHIALRYLHEALKCNQRLLGADHIQTAASYHAIAIALSLMEAYSLSVQHEQTTLQILQTKLGPDDLRTQDAAAWLEYFESKALEQQEAARNGTPKPDASISSKGHLSVSDLLDYITPDAEMKARDAQKKQALAKLKGKVGPNWETGTDEYQKDEFPSTMKPIAENLGDRENRSEVENKSESQFVDSPKNSELRSSDETLLDQNEDLGKDDLSDEGWQEAFPKGRLPMVRKTSASRRPTLAKLNTNFINTSQTSKIRGKPSNFTSPRTTSNENVATHGPVPQAPKKFAKSASFNPKLIIQSGVSSGIENSANPKSAPASPVSNEVMKPSTVNSVQAARKLFSYKEVALAPPGTIVKAVVEHLPKESSEEESVQFSSKVSAIDGIPVTISKNSKVDQTQIPVEEKNSGEDCDKEINRTAEENQEVSSGASDKKSPENITVTETTVESVEGKNGPESMSEIGDSVSSESSNCTLFKNEATETQHTVPLTNFAHPVDPAENTGQLLDRVSSDLNENTIWEDNNVHLPKGSENVGSPPNVEENLVSESSVLSPTQAEKLGDSEIAKEQTRKLSAAAPPFNPSTIPVFGSIPLHVYTEHGGLLPSPANIAPILGANSVRRSPHLSATARVPYGPRLSGGYNRSGNRLHRNKPSFQNGEHNGDQTHFSPPIIMNPQAVEFVPGQPWVHSGFTVAPNGYMAPQNGIPFSTNGYLLSPNGFPTLFTGVPETPNGFSASPIGSVEYPSSVNVEDIDDIKTLVEDGGIEGSSSNSTITVSQMSEIEQEQHGLNEETKSDNIEKLNREDGEKHTSAKDNGNNFTAEEKTTKRWGDCCDGEADVIEVAN